Part of the Impatiens glandulifera chromosome 8, dImpGla2.1, whole genome shotgun sequence genome is shown below.
CGGataaaaccctaaacaacacaGTGATTCGAAGATGCAAAAACGAACAACAATAAACTTGAAGTATCATAGGATAAATGTACCAAgtggaacagtgctcgtgctcgtcgtggagctcattgtCTGTATCGTCGCCGCAGCCGGCCAGTTTAgagaggaggagaagagcgggaagagagagaaggagaagaaatgaaatggaaaaaaatggcgagtttatattaaatagtaagggtattctggacttttTACACTGTTCCATTTCGCGAAACGCGAAATCTCTTCGCGTTGCGTGAAAAAAGTAATTTcgttcaaaaaaattaaaatggtcaccaaagaaatataaattagctggtgaccacggaggcaaataCCTCCTaatcatttcgtcaaatttcccaagtCTGACCTAAAAAATTTGTCATTTACAATCTTAAATCGACTTAAAAATGTAAGATGGCCACAATAAATAGTAAATTCCTCTCAATCCTACTAGACATAAGGTTGTTTATGTAATCAGTTGTCTTAGTGGGGATATTCATGTTTCCTGAGTTATTCTTGGTCAATAATTGGAAGGCAACTTTCAGCATACATGAATCATTGTCATTTTTAACAGTTAGaattcgataaaaaaaaattgtattaaataatatattggttacattataataacatataactcgaaactaatattataatattgatattatattatcaCAAATCTTTtacacatatatattatcttatagtCTATCAACAACACAGATAAATAATCCCAAATCCCTAGGATCCCTGCCCTCCATCACCACCTGCCTCCCCTGTAAGGTGCATACACTAGCATGGAACCCGACCCATCTAATTGAGTCTCTTGCAGTTGAGATGGTTGCCTCCACTCTCCCCCATCTATATTTACAGCATATGAAATTAAACAGATATTGATGGGAAATGGGCATCCAGAACGAATTTGAGGCACTCAGCACCACCCTAGTTGGCTCACCTGGAGTATGCCAAAAGGGGATCAATGCTGACATTAATAAGCTCCTTACGAGCATCATCTAACTCCTCTTTGCTGATACGTTCCTTAACAATAAGTGCCTGATTTAGTGCTTCAGCTTGTTCAAGTCGTCTAATTTTTCCTTTAGTTCTTCCTcaacttcatccatcttcttcttcgctTCCACATCACCAGAATCGTTCATATGTTTCATCACCCCTACAGCTCCTCTTAACCGCTCAATCTCCAGTTCCAATGCCTGTTTCGCATCgattttcttttccaaatcTAATGTTTTTGCATGAAGTTTCTCCTTTTCTTTCTGCAACAATTTATCAGActtatcaatatataattttgttcaaTTTCATCACATAAATTATAACCACAACAACAATATTACTTAAGCATGAAACCTTTTGCTCGTCCAACAGGTTCATATGACCCATATGAATCCTGCATTCAAGGAAAAccaaaattaaagaagaaaagtTTAGTTTGAAAAGACAATCACAATTTGAATATGATAGATGGGACAATATAAGGCAAACAGTACCTGGATAAACAACCCGATCATCATGTATGACCCAATTAGTTCTGATCTCCTTTTGGAACTTGGCCAATGTGAAAGACCCAAAGTCTTGATCATGCCCACTGGGACTTCATCTAAAATCTGAGAGACCATACAGAATCTAAATCATAAATCAAAtccacattttaattattaaaactagATGCAAAAATGGTCACTGTCGAACCTGATTTGAAAGCCCAAACGGCTGCGGAATGATGCAGGGAGACTGTGAGACCGAAAACCTTATATAGCAACAAGGTTCGGTAGATTTTATATATACCATCGGAGACAtttctttagatatttcaatCTTGGCATAATCGGAAGAATATGCTATAGATTGAAACTGATTCATTTGAGAGATTGAAAATTACGGCGGAGGACGACCAAGGACgaaaaacatgattaggttaAAAATCTCTATGAAACTTCCCTTTGGGCCTGtcctatttatatatagatctggtggtataaaatataattttatacaaaaatgcttttaaatttacaattgtataattgaatatttaattagtcaattttaaac
Proteins encoded:
- the LOC124912615 gene encoding uncharacterized protein LOC124912615 isoform X1; the encoded protein is MNQFQSIAYSSDYAKIEISKEMSPMVYIKSTEPCCYIRFSVSQSPCIIPQPFGLSNQILDEVPVGMIKTLGLSHWPSSKRRSELIGSYMMIGLFIQDSYGSYEPVGRAKERKGETSCKNIRFGKENRCETGIGTGD
- the LOC124912615 gene encoding uncharacterized protein LOC124912615 isoform X2; this encodes MNQFQSIAYSSDYAKIEISKEMSPMVYIKSTEPCCYIRFSVSQSPCIIPQPFGLSNQILDEVPVGMIKTLGLSHWPSSKRRSELIGSYMMIGLFIQDSYGSYEPVGRAKGFMLKKKRRNFMQKH